From Salinibacterium sp. ZJ450, one genomic window encodes:
- a CDS encoding mycofactocin-coupled SDR family oxidoreductase, giving the protein MGRLDGKVAFITGAARGQGRSHAIRLAQEGADIIGIDVMEEVPGAPYAAATEEDLAETVRQVEALDRRIIATKADVRDYDQVKKAVDDGVAQLGRLDIVSANAGISTQMAPSEELSDEIFMDMLDVNLAGVWRTCKATIPHLKSSGRGGSIILTSSDAGLFGYPNIAHYVSAKHGVVGLMRTLALELAPDMIRVNSIHPTTVDTPMIANDATYRLFRPDLENPTKEDMGEAAIQMNALPIPWVEALDISNAVLFLASEEARYITGVPLPVDAGAFVK; this is encoded by the coding sequence ATGGGACGTTTAGACGGCAAGGTCGCATTCATCACTGGAGCGGCGCGAGGGCAGGGGCGAAGCCACGCGATCCGGCTGGCTCAGGAAGGCGCCGACATCATCGGCATCGATGTCATGGAGGAAGTGCCAGGCGCACCGTATGCCGCGGCGACGGAGGAAGACCTGGCGGAGACCGTACGGCAGGTGGAGGCGCTTGACCGGCGCATCATCGCCACCAAGGCCGACGTGCGCGACTACGACCAGGTGAAGAAGGCGGTCGATGACGGCGTCGCCCAACTGGGACGACTCGACATCGTCTCCGCCAACGCCGGCATCTCAACGCAGATGGCCCCGTCCGAGGAACTCAGCGATGAGATCTTCATGGACATGCTGGACGTGAACCTCGCCGGCGTCTGGCGCACCTGCAAGGCGACCATCCCGCATCTCAAGTCGAGCGGACGCGGCGGCTCGATCATCCTCACGAGTTCGGACGCCGGCCTGTTCGGGTACCCGAACATCGCCCATTATGTGTCGGCCAAGCATGGGGTGGTCGGCCTGATGCGCACCCTCGCCCTCGAGCTCGCGCCGGACATGATCAGGGTCAACTCGATTCACCCCACCACGGTGGACACGCCGATGATCGCCAACGACGCCACCTACCGGCTCTTCCGGCCCGACCTCGAGAACCCGACCAAGGAGGACATGGGTGAGGCAGCGATCCAGATGAACGCCCTCCCGATCCCGTGGGTAGAGGCACTGGACATCAGCAACGCCGTCCTGTTCCTCGCATCCGAGGAGGCCCGGTACATCACCGGCGTCCCACTGCCGGTCGACGCCGGCGCGTTCGTCAAGTAG
- a CDS encoding mycofactocin-coupled SDR family oxidoreductase: protein MGRLDGKVAFVTGAARGQGRSHALRLAQEGADIIGIDVMDEIPGAPYASATEEDLAETVRQIEALDRRIIATKADVRDFGQLREAVDDGVAQLGRLDIVAANAGIFTLAGKAEELSDEIFMDTLNVNLAGVWRTCKAAIPHLKAGGNGGSITLTSSTAGIKGFQNFAHYVASKHGVVGLMRTLALELAPDMIRVNTVHPTSVDTDMIQNETLYKLFRPDLENPTQDEFAEASTAMNALPVPWVDPVDISNAVLFLASDEARYITGVMLPVDAGATTK, encoded by the coding sequence ATGGGACGTTTGGATGGCAAGGTGGCGTTCGTCACCGGTGCGGCACGAGGGCAGGGTCGGAGCCACGCGCTGCGGCTTGCTCAGGAGGGTGCCGACATCATCGGCATCGACGTGATGGATGAGATCCCCGGCGCACCGTATGCGTCGGCCACCGAAGAGGACCTCGCCGAGACCGTCCGGCAGATCGAGGCCCTCGACCGCCGCATCATCGCCACGAAGGCCGATGTGCGCGATTTTGGCCAGCTGAGGGAAGCAGTGGACGACGGGGTGGCTCAGCTCGGTCGACTGGACATCGTCGCGGCCAACGCCGGCATCTTCACCCTCGCGGGCAAGGCCGAGGAGCTCAGCGACGAGATATTCATGGACACCCTCAACGTGAACCTCGCTGGAGTCTGGCGCACCTGCAAGGCGGCGATTCCGCACCTCAAGGCAGGAGGCAACGGCGGCTCGATCACCCTCACGAGCTCGACCGCCGGGATCAAGGGGTTCCAGAACTTCGCCCACTACGTGGCATCCAAGCACGGCGTCGTCGGCCTGATGCGCACGCTCGCGCTGGAGCTTGCCCCGGACATGATCCGCGTCAACACCGTGCACCCGACCTCGGTGGACACCGACATGATCCAGAACGAGACGCTGTACAAGCTGTTCCGGCCGGACCTTGAGAACCCCACCCAGGACGAGTTCGCCGAGGCGTCTACCGCGATGAACGCGCTGCCCGTGCCGTGGGTCGACCCGGTCGACATCAGCAATGCCGTGCTGTTCCTCGCTTCGGACGAAGCCAGGTACATCACCGGCGTGATGCTGCCGGTGGACGCCGGCGCCACCACCAAGTAG
- a CDS encoding mycofactocin-coupled SDR family oxidoreductase: MGRVDGKVAFITGAARGQGRSHAIRLAQEGADIIAIDVCEDQPNIPYSGATEEDLAETVRQVEALDRRIIATKADVRDYGQLKKAVDDGVAQLGRLDIVEANAGIGSVPTRAEDLTEEQFMDMLDVNLAGVWRTAKAAIPHIKAGGRGGSIILTSSAAGLQAYQNVSHYVAAKHGVVGLMRTLALELAPDMIRVNSIHPTQVDTPMIMNEATMKLFRPDLEHPTRDDFAPASQSMNALPIPWVESVDISNAVLYLASDEARYITGVALPVDAGAVIK; encoded by the coding sequence ATGGGGCGTGTAGACGGCAAGGTCGCATTCATCACCGGAGCAGCACGTGGCCAAGGCCGCAGCCACGCGATCCGGCTCGCCCAGGAGGGCGCTGACATCATCGCCATTGACGTGTGCGAGGACCAGCCGAATATCCCATACAGCGGTGCCACCGAAGAGGACCTCGCCGAAACGGTGCGGCAGGTCGAGGCCCTCGACCGTCGCATTATTGCCACGAAGGCTGACGTCCGTGATTACGGCCAGCTGAAGAAGGCTGTGGATGACGGGGTTGCCCAGCTGGGGCGCCTCGACATCGTTGAAGCCAACGCGGGTATCGGCTCGGTGCCCACCCGCGCCGAGGATCTGACCGAAGAGCAGTTCATGGACATGCTTGACGTCAATCTCGCGGGAGTCTGGCGGACTGCCAAGGCGGCGATCCCACACATCAAGGCGGGTGGTCGCGGCGGGTCGATCATCCTCACCAGTTCCGCCGCCGGGCTGCAGGCCTACCAAAACGTTTCGCATTATGTGGCGGCCAAGCACGGCGTCGTCGGTCTGATGCGCACGCTGGCGCTGGAACTCGCCCCCGACATGATCAGGGTCAATTCGATCCACCCCACCCAGGTCGACACGCCCATGATCATGAACGAGGCGACCATGAAGCTGTTCCGGCCCGACCTCGAACACCCGACCCGTGACGACTTCGCACCAGCCTCGCAGAGCATGAACGCGCTGCCGATCCCGTGGGTCGAGTCGGTGGACATCAGCAATGCGGTGCTCTACCTCGCCTCGGACGAGGCCAGGTACATCACCGGAGTCGCCCTGCCGGTGGACGCCGGCGCGGTCATCAAGTAG